A window of Peromyscus eremicus chromosome 7, PerEre_H2_v1, whole genome shotgun sequence contains these coding sequences:
- the LOC131914878 gene encoding olfactory receptor 8B8-like isoform X2: protein MRVSKRMAFENGSLVTEFILLGITDQPDLKIPLFFLFLVIYMITALGNMTLIILIVLNSHLHTPMYFFLFNLSCIDLCYSSVITPKMLMNFIQKKNVISYTGCMTQLYFFCFFVISECYVLTSMAYDRYVAICNPLLYNVALSPKVCFYLMLGSYLMGFSGAMIHTGFILRLTFCDGNTINHYFCDVLPLLQLSCTSTYANEIELFIVTGKDIIVPTVIIFTSYAFILSNILKIRSTESRSKAFSTCSSHMLAVCLFFGSGAFMYLKPTSAVSMDQGKFSSIFYTIVVPMMNPLIYSLRNKDVKVALRKTLSRRMY, encoded by the coding sequence AAGAATGGCTTTTGAAAATGGTTCTTTGGTAACCGAATTCATACTCTTGGGGATAACAGACCAACCTGACCTCAAAATACCATTGTTCTTCCTTTTTCTGGTAATATACATGATCACTGCATTGGGAAATATGACCTTGATCATTCTGATTGTGCTAAATTCTCACCTCCACACACCTATGTACTTTTTCCTGTTTAACTTGTCTTGCATTGATCTCTGTTATTCTTCTGTGATTACACCCAAAATGCTGATGAACTTTATACAAAAAAAGAATGTTATCTCTTACACGGGATGTATGACCCAGctctacttcttttgtttttttgtcatctCTGAATGTTACGTGCTGACTTCAATGGCCTATGATCGCTATGTAGCCATCTGCAATCCACTCTTATATAACGTTGCCTTGTCTCCTAAGGTATGTTTCTATCTAATGCTTGGTTCATATTTGATGGGGTTTTCTGGTGCCATGATCCACACTGGATTCATCCTGAGACTGACCTTCTGTGATGGAAACACCATCAACCACTACTTCTGCGATGTCCTCCCTTTACTGCAGCTCTCCTGCACCAGCACCTATGCCAATGAGATAGAACTGTTCATTGTAACAGGAAAAGACATCATTGTGCCCACAGTCATTATCTTTACATCTTATGCATTCATCCTCTCCAACATCCTCAAAATAAGATCCACTGAAAGCAGGTCCAAAGCCTTCAGCACCTGCAGTTCCCATATGCTTGCTGTTTGTCTGTTCTTTGGATCAGGTGCATTCATGTATCTCAAACCTACCTCAGCTGTGTCTATGGATCAGGGAaaattctcttctattttttatACCATTGTGGTTCCCATGATGAATCCTTTAATCTACAGCTTGAGGAACAAAGATGTTAAAGTGGCTCTGAGAAAAACCTTGAGCAGGAGAATGTATTGA
- the LOC131914878 gene encoding olfactory receptor 8B8-like isoform X1 — translation MAFENGSLVTEFILLGITDQPDLKIPLFFLFLVIYMITALGNMTLIILIVLNSHLHTPMYFFLFNLSCIDLCYSSVITPKMLMNFIQKKNVISYTGCMTQLYFFCFFVISECYVLTSMAYDRYVAICNPLLYNVALSPKVCFYLMLGSYLMGFSGAMIHTGFILRLTFCDGNTINHYFCDVLPLLQLSCTSTYANEIELFIVTGKDIIVPTVIIFTSYAFILSNILKIRSTESRSKAFSTCSSHMLAVCLFFGSGAFMYLKPTSAVSMDQGKFSSIFYTIVVPMMNPLIYSLRNKDVKVALRKTLSRRMY, via the coding sequence ATGGCTTTTGAAAATGGTTCTTTGGTAACCGAATTCATACTCTTGGGGATAACAGACCAACCTGACCTCAAAATACCATTGTTCTTCCTTTTTCTGGTAATATACATGATCACTGCATTGGGAAATATGACCTTGATCATTCTGATTGTGCTAAATTCTCACCTCCACACACCTATGTACTTTTTCCTGTTTAACTTGTCTTGCATTGATCTCTGTTATTCTTCTGTGATTACACCCAAAATGCTGATGAACTTTATACAAAAAAAGAATGTTATCTCTTACACGGGATGTATGACCCAGctctacttcttttgtttttttgtcatctCTGAATGTTACGTGCTGACTTCAATGGCCTATGATCGCTATGTAGCCATCTGCAATCCACTCTTATATAACGTTGCCTTGTCTCCTAAGGTATGTTTCTATCTAATGCTTGGTTCATATTTGATGGGGTTTTCTGGTGCCATGATCCACACTGGATTCATCCTGAGACTGACCTTCTGTGATGGAAACACCATCAACCACTACTTCTGCGATGTCCTCCCTTTACTGCAGCTCTCCTGCACCAGCACCTATGCCAATGAGATAGAACTGTTCATTGTAACAGGAAAAGACATCATTGTGCCCACAGTCATTATCTTTACATCTTATGCATTCATCCTCTCCAACATCCTCAAAATAAGATCCACTGAAAGCAGGTCCAAAGCCTTCAGCACCTGCAGTTCCCATATGCTTGCTGTTTGTCTGTTCTTTGGATCAGGTGCATTCATGTATCTCAAACCTACCTCAGCTGTGTCTATGGATCAGGGAaaattctcttctattttttatACCATTGTGGTTCCCATGATGAATCCTTTAATCTACAGCTTGAGGAACAAAGATGTTAAAGTGGCTCTGAGAAAAACCTTGAGCAGGAGAATGTATTGA